A window from Ignavibacteriota bacterium encodes these proteins:
- the upp gene encoding uracil phosphoribosyltransferase, with translation MKNLKIVSNPLISRDITYLRNKETREYQFRLAVRRIAYALAIEISKEFGTIEFDVETPLETTKGYNLAKQIVLVPVLRAGLSLVNSFIEMIPSAKVGHIGLQRDEKTLKPIDYYYKAPKNLEISKVIVLDPMLATGGSSSAAMTFLKDRGANDLVMASLIAAPEGVKRLSDDHPDVPIYTAMLDRELNEHGFILPGLGDAGDRTFGTL, from the coding sequence ATGAAGAATCTTAAAATAGTTTCTAATCCACTAATAAGCAGAGATATAACTTATTTAAGAAATAAAGAAACAAGAGAATATCAATTTAGGTTGGCTGTTAGAAGAATTGCCTATGCACTTGCAATTGAAATAAGTAAGGAATTTGGAACAATCGAGTTTGATGTTGAAACTCCGCTTGAAACTACAAAAGGTTATAATCTTGCGAAACAAATAGTTTTAGTTCCTGTATTGCGCGCCGGATTAAGTTTGGTGAATTCTTTTATCGAAATGATACCAAGTGCAAAAGTTGGACATATTGGTTTGCAGCGCGATGAAAAAACTTTGAAACCAATTGACTATTATTATAAAGCTCCTAAGAATTTAGAAATATCAAAAGTTATAGTTTTGGATCCAATGCTTGCAACGGGCGGAAGTTCATCAGCAGCAATGACTTTCCTAAAAGATCGCGGTGCAAATGATTTGGTTATGGCTTCACTAATTGCAGCACCGGAAGGAGTAAAAAGATTAAGTGATGATCACCCAGATGTGCCAATTTACACAGCAATGCTGGATAGAGAACTTAACGAACACGGATTTATATTGCCCGGATTGGGCGATGCCGGGGACAGAACTTTTGGTACGCTATAG
- the der gene encoding ribosome biogenesis GTPase Der, which yields MPTPLVVIVGRPNVGKSTLFNRLTRSKTSIVDDQSGVTRDRVSGEVEWNGKIFKIMDTGGYVKQSDDKFEIAIKEQVEIAIEEADALLFVTDGRLGVTHLDNEVAALLRNTQKPTFVLVNKADSANFENDKLEFYSFGLENVYDISALNGRNIGDVLDDLISKLNFPENEIEQDKRLRIALLGKPNVGKSSLTNALLGYDRSIVTDIPGTTRDSIDSILKYYGEEIILVDTAGLRKKTKVKENIEFYSTVRTLRALSICDVAIIMIDAQAGLENQDQKIIDEAIQRRKGIILAVNKWDLVEKETNTSKKFEDEIKLTLGGINYLPIIFISALTKQRIYKLIDLAKTIQEERSKKIPTNELNEILIEEIRKNPPPSTKRGNEINIKFISQVGEKYPIFLFFCSNSKEVPEHYRKFMENKIRENFGFWGVPITVSFKEK from the coding sequence ATGCCTACACCATTAGTTGTAATTGTCGGAAGACCGAATGTTGGTAAATCAACTTTATTTAACAGATTAACAAGAAGTAAAACTTCAATTGTTGATGACCAAAGCGGTGTTACTCGAGATAGAGTAAGCGGCGAAGTTGAATGGAACGGAAAAATTTTCAAAATAATGGATACCGGCGGTTATGTTAAGCAAAGTGATGATAAATTTGAAATTGCAATTAAAGAACAAGTTGAAATAGCAATTGAAGAAGCCGATGCCTTATTATTTGTTACCGATGGAAGACTTGGCGTTACGCATCTTGATAATGAAGTTGCAGCATTATTGAGAAATACCCAAAAACCAACTTTTGTTTTAGTGAACAAAGCAGATTCGGCAAACTTTGAAAATGATAAATTAGAATTTTATTCTTTCGGTTTGGAAAATGTTTATGATATTTCTGCATTAAACGGAAGAAATATTGGTGATGTTTTAGATGATTTAATTTCCAAATTAAATTTTCCTGAAAACGAAATTGAACAAGATAAAAGATTAAGAATTGCCCTTCTCGGCAAACCTAATGTTGGAAAATCTTCATTAACAAATGCACTTCTTGGTTATGATAGAAGTATTGTAACTGATATTCCGGGAACAACCAGAGACAGTATTGATTCCATTTTGAAATATTATGGTGAAGAAATAATTCTTGTTGATACTGCTGGTTTAAGAAAAAAAACAAAAGTAAAAGAAAATATTGAATTTTACTCAACTGTAAGAACCTTAAGAGCATTAAGTATTTGCGATGTTGCAATTATTATGATCGATGCTCAAGCCGGATTGGAAAATCAAGATCAGAAAATTATTGATGAAGCAATTCAAAGAAGAAAAGGTATAATTCTCGCGGTAAATAAATGGGATTTAGTTGAAAAAGAAACCAACACATCTAAAAAATTTGAAGACGAAATAAAACTTACTTTGGGCGGAATAAATTATTTACCTATTATTTTTATTTCTGCATTAACAAAACAGAGAATTTATAAATTAATAGATCTTGCCAAAACAATTCAAGAAGAAAGATCAAAAAAAATTCCTACGAATGAGTTAAACGAAATTCTTATTGAAGAAATAAGAAAAAATCCGCCGCCATCAACAAAAAGAGGAAATGAAATTAATATTAAATTCATTTCGCAAGTTGGTGAAAAATATCCTATATTTTTATTTTTCTGCAGCAATAGTAAAGAAGTTCCGGAACATTACCGAAAGTTTATGGAAAATAAAATTCGTGAAAATTTCGGATTTTGGGGTGTACCAATTACAGTAAGTTTTAAAGAAAAATAA
- a CDS encoding FAD-dependent oxidoreductase, translating to MQTSKRIIVVGGNAAGPSAAAKAKRTNPSAEVILIEAGEFISTGTCELPYLLSGTIEDYSHLVFYTPEKFYQEKNVKVLINNFVKNIDNKKNEIEVFDKKNNSTQFLKFDKLILTTGSIAKELPEIPFTLENVFCYKSVTDYIRLKTYFDKNKIEKILIVGSGYIGLEVAESLKLKKYDVTILEKEKLPLPSADIEVQHLVKEILEKNKIKLLNYGNDTKFLTKENKFHQLKNEGRFLDFDIAIVAAGIKPNNTLAETAKLKLGKFGGLVVDTKLKTSNPNIFAAGDNIEIINRITNRNDYFPLATYAHQLGHIAGENAAGGNKIAESVILNSTFKFFDKFIAQVGLNLKQANLNFHNVKVVNAVTNNKVKIMPNSSKVFGKIIFERNSNLILGASFVGNEEVSGYADIISSFIYNKIPARNLAKINYNYTPPLSPFINLLSVLGRKIEENF from the coding sequence ATGCAAACTTCAAAAAGAATTATTGTTGTTGGTGGAAATGCCGCAGGACCAAGTGCTGCAGCAAAAGCGAAAAGAACAAATCCTTCTGCAGAAGTTATTTTGATTGAAGCCGGTGAATTTATTTCTACGGGAACTTGTGAACTTCCTTACTTACTTTCCGGAACTATTGAAGATTACTCACATTTAGTTTTTTACACACCCGAAAAATTTTATCAAGAAAAAAATGTAAAAGTTTTGATCAATAATTTTGTGAAAAATATTGACAACAAGAAAAATGAAATTGAAGTTTTTGATAAAAAAAACAACTCAACACAATTTTTAAAGTTTGATAAATTAATTTTAACCACCGGATCAATTGCGAAAGAATTGCCGGAAATTCCTTTCACATTGGAAAATGTTTTTTGTTATAAATCTGTTACAGATTATATAAGATTAAAAACATATTTTGATAAAAATAAAATTGAAAAAATCCTGATCGTTGGTAGCGGTTATATCGGATTGGAAGTTGCTGAATCTCTTAAATTAAAAAAATATGATGTTACAATTTTAGAAAAAGAAAAACTACCTCTTCCATCGGCTGATATTGAAGTTCAGCATTTGGTTAAAGAAATTTTAGAAAAAAATAAAATCAAATTATTGAATTATGGAAACGATACAAAATTTTTAACAAAAGAAAATAAATTCCATCAGTTAAAAAATGAAGGAAGATTTTTAGATTTTGATATTGCAATCGTTGCTGCTGGAATTAAACCAAATAATACTTTAGCAGAAACTGCAAAATTAAAATTAGGAAAATTTGGAGGATTGGTAGTTGATACAAAATTAAAAACTTCTAATCCAAATATTTTTGCGGCTGGAGATAATATTGAAATTATAAATAGAATTACAAATCGAAATGATTATTTTCCTTTGGCAACCTACGCACATCAGTTGGGACATATTGCCGGTGAAAATGCAGCTGGTGGAAATAAAATTGCTGAATCGGTTATATTAAATTCAACATTTAAATTTTTTGATAAATTCATTGCACAAGTTGGTTTGAACTTGAAACAAGCAAATTTGAATTTCCATAATGTAAAAGTTGTTAATGCAGTTACAAATAATAAAGTAAAGATAATGCCAAATTCATCCAAAGTTTTTGGTAAAATTATTTTCGAAAGAAATTCAAATTTAATTTTAGGTGCTTCTTTCGTGGGGAATGAAGAAGTTTCGGGATATGCCGATATTATAAGTTCATTTATTTATAATAAAATTCCCGCAAGAAATTTGGCAAAAATAAATTATAATTACACACCGCCATTATCACCATTTATAAATTTACTTTCAGTTTTAGGAAGAAAGATAGAGGAGAATTTTTGA
- a CDS encoding PD40 domain-containing protein, with protein MKKIALFLIVFSINIFSQIDDFDPDYNWYTIEGEHVAVHYHIEAERSARTVLKIAEEVWDPITSLYNYEPEKVHYIIKDIDDYSNGATYFFDNKIEIWASALDFDLRGSHNWLRNVISHEFTHMVQIQAAMKVSRAIPAFYLQFLNYEDKRRPDILYGFPNFIASYPIATINMPAWFAEGTAQYMRKEFDYDNWDSHRDMILRSYVLDNKMLTWNEMGVFSKTSLGNESVYNSGFALTKYIAQKYGEDKLNDITRKLGKLTNFTIDAAFEDVLGKDGNEIYNEWKDYLTKDYNERIKNVKTNEVKGKQIVDEGFGNFYPVYSPNGKEIYFISNSGGNYFVNSGLYKLNLETKEKELVKSGIRSTFSFIKNTNKIVFAKLSEENPKWTNIHDLYIYDLDSEDENRITYGWRANNPSVSLDGKKITFIFQRDGTANIGICDIDGKNFKKLTFFEKGEQVFNPKFSKSGNEILFEYSYHHGRDIAKVNIDGSNFEYLLKEKIDERNAFYSDENKIIYCSDETGIFNIYEFDIITKNKTQITNVVGSAFMPSMNEQNKIVYAGYTSTGYKIFELENYSANSVNSNMKYIQSANPPLNIDKSKGDISDEVYTRLRNFNDFEIPKVQEKNYSSAFTKLTILPFIRYDNYNTSNSAVDKIKPGVYLTSSDMLNRYSFFAGGSINTRLERDLFLTFIFKNKVPLLYSLGLKPELSVDVYSISRKADVDIMFGVDSSYTPPRPESEVNTDVTYNLFEVDFAAKHKIFNPMHNLEFRFIYSQYSAAIESFVFPNTTTLYPSSSDNYFIGKNLQLTYSFNSIYPTTDSDINPVGIEVEAKYNYEMNKYNPDGEYDIKNGVLVPIYKNFSFHRLELNLKNYFQIYDEHTLSARFRLGTILGPQVPDFFDFYLGGLIGMKGYPFYAISGNELAWINLTYRLPVFKNIDYRLGHLYVDKLFFSVNADYGNAWNDDFPEFSDFKKGAGAELRLKMISFYLFPTSLFFNASYAFDEYEKIVRDEKIMYGKEWNFYGGILFEFSF; from the coding sequence ATGAAAAAAATCGCATTATTCTTAATTGTTTTTTCAATAAATATTTTTAGTCAAATTGATGATTTTGATCCTGACTATAATTGGTACACAATTGAAGGTGAACATGTTGCAGTTCATTATCACATCGAAGCTGAAAGATCTGCTAGAACTGTTTTAAAAATTGCCGAAGAAGTTTGGGATCCAATAACAAGCTTATATAATTATGAACCGGAAAAAGTTCATTATATAATTAAAGATATTGATGATTATTCAAACGGTGCAACATATTTCTTTGATAACAAAATTGAAATTTGGGCTTCTGCATTGGACTTTGATTTGCGTGGTTCTCATAATTGGTTGAGAAATGTAATATCTCATGAGTTTACACACATGGTTCAAATTCAAGCCGCAATGAAGGTAAGTAGAGCAATTCCGGCATTCTATCTGCAATTTCTAAATTATGAAGACAAACGTCGTCCCGATATACTTTATGGATTTCCCAATTTTATTGCTTCTTATCCAATTGCAACTATAAATATGCCCGCTTGGTTTGCAGAAGGAACTGCACAATACATGCGCAAAGAATTTGATTATGATAATTGGGATTCACATCGTGATATGATTTTGCGATCTTATGTTCTTGATAATAAAATGCTCACGTGGAATGAAATGGGAGTTTTCAGCAAAACTAGTTTGGGAAATGAATCAGTTTATAATTCCGGGTTTGCGTTAACAAAATATATTGCTCAAAAATACGGTGAAGATAAATTAAATGATATAACCCGCAAATTGGGTAAACTTACAAACTTTACTATTGATGCGGCTTTTGAAGATGTTTTGGGAAAAGATGGAAATGAAATTTATAATGAATGGAAAGATTATCTTACAAAAGATTATAATGAAAGAATTAAAAATGTTAAAACAAATGAAGTAAAAGGTAAACAAATTGTTGATGAAGGTTTTGGAAATTTTTATCCAGTTTATTCACCAAACGGAAAAGAAATTTATTTTATTTCAAATTCCGGCGGAAATTATTTTGTTAATTCCGGTTTGTACAAACTCAATTTAGAAACTAAAGAAAAAGAACTTGTCAAATCCGGAATTCGTTCAACATTCAGTTTTATAAAAAACACAAATAAAATTGTTTTTGCAAAATTGAGTGAAGAAAATCCAAAATGGACGAACATTCACGATTTATATATTTATGATTTAGATAGTGAAGATGAAAATAGAATAACATACGGCTGGCGTGCAAATAATCCAAGTGTTTCTTTAGATGGAAAAAAAATTACTTTTATATTTCAAAGAGATGGAACAGCAAATATTGGAATTTGTGATATTGATGGAAAGAATTTTAAGAAGTTAACATTTTTTGAAAAAGGTGAACAAGTTTTTAATCCCAAATTTTCCAAATCCGGAAACGAAATTTTATTTGAATATTCTTACCATCATGGAAGAGATATTGCAAAAGTAAATATTGATGGGAGCAATTTTGAATATTTATTAAAAGAAAAAATTGATGAAAGAAATGCGTTTTATTCAGATGAAAATAAAATAATTTATTGCTCAGATGAAACCGGAATTTTTAACATTTATGAATTTGATATAATTACCAAAAATAAAACTCAAATTACAAATGTTGTTGGAAGTGCATTTATGCCTTCAATGAACGAACAAAATAAAATTGTTTATGCTGGTTATACTTCAACTGGATATAAGATTTTTGAATTAGAAAATTATTCAGCAAATTCTGTTAACTCGAATATGAAATATATTCAATCGGCAAATCCACCATTGAATATTGATAAATCAAAAGGCGATATTTCTGATGAAGTTTATACAAGACTCAGAAATTTTAATGATTTTGAAATTCCTAAAGTTCAAGAAAAGAATTACTCAAGCGCATTTACAAAACTTACAATTTTACCTTTTATTCGTTACGATAATTACAATACATCAAATTCTGCAGTTGATAAAATTAAGCCCGGAGTTTATTTAACTTCATCCGATATGTTAAATCGTTATTCTTTTTTTGCGGGGGGTTCAATAAATACAAGGCTTGAACGCGATTTATTTTTAACCTTTATTTTTAAAAATAAAGTTCCGCTGTTATATAGTTTAGGATTAAAACCGGAATTATCTGTTGATGTTTACTCAATAAGTAGAAAAGCAGATGTTGATATAATGTTTGGAGTTGATAGCTCTTACACTCCTCCAAGACCGGAAAGTGAAGTAAATACTGATGTAACCTATAATTTATTTGAAGTTGATTTTGCTGCAAAACATAAAATTTTCAATCCAATGCATAATTTGGAATTCAGATTTATTTATAGTCAATACTCTGCAGCAATAGAAAGTTTCGTATTTCCTAATACCACAACCTTATATCCAAGTAGTAGCGACAATTATTTTATCGGAAAAAATTTGCAATTAACTTATTCTTTCAATTCGATTTATCCAACAACCGATAGCGATATAAATCCAGTGGGAATTGAAGTTGAAGCAAAATACAATTATGAAATGAATAAATATAATCCCGATGGAGAATATGATATTAAAAATGGCGTGCTCGTACCAATTTATAAAAATTTTAGTTTTCATAGATTAGAATTGAACTTAAAAAATTATTTCCAGATTTATGATGAACATACTTTATCAGCAAGATTTAGATTGGGAACAATTCTAGGTCCGCAAGTTCCGGATTTTTTTGATTTTTATCTTGGCGGATTAATTGGGATGAAAGGTTATCCATTCTATGCAATTAGTGGAAATGAACTTGCTTGGATAAATTTAACTTATAGACTTCCGGTATTTAAAAATATTGATTACAGACTTGGTCATTTGTACGTAGATAAATTATTCTTTTCGGTTAACGCAGATTATGGAAACGCATGGAATGATGATTTCCCCGAGTTTAGTGATTTCAAAAAAGGGGCCGGTGCCGAATTAAGATTAAAAATGATTTCATTTTATTTATTTCCGACAAGTTTATTTTTTAACGCTTCATATGCTTTTGATGAATATGAAAAAATTGTTAGGGACGAAAAAATTATGTACGGAAAAGAATGGAATTTTTACGGCGGAATTTTATTTGAATTTAGTTTTTAG